One stretch of Punica granatum isolate Tunisia-2019 chromosome 5, ASM765513v2, whole genome shotgun sequence DNA includes these proteins:
- the LOC116208312 gene encoding uncharacterized protein LOC116208312, with protein MRKAMSLLQLSLICLCSFLSFYTASSASSASAPRLDGLLRNGDFHLAPKPSNLNKTVIIGKYSLPNWVINSHVEFVSGGPQPGGFYLAIPRGAHAVRLGNEASIYQYVRVNPGLIYSLTFGATRTCAQDEVLRVSVRPGQESADLGIQTLYSSNGGDTYAWAFKAASKIVRVTFHNPGIQEDPACGPLLDAIAIKEIPSLKYDKGNLVKNGGFEVGPHVFKNFSTGILLPPRQQDKISPLPGWIIASLKPVKYIDSRHFHVPSGLAAIELVAGRESSIAQHISTVPNKTYDLSFTVGDAKNGCHGSMMVQAYAGAMSIQVPLNSTGKGEFRMARMRFKATSTKTGLTFYSLYYHTKLHDYGHLCGPVLDDVRVVRVS; from the exons ATGCGAAAAGCAATGTCTCTTTTGCAACTCTCTCTGATATGCCTCTGCTCTTTCCTCTCCTTCTACACTGCCTCCTCTGCCTCTTCAGCCTCCGCTCCTCGGCTTGACG GGTTGCTCCGCAACGGAGACTTTCACTTGGCACCCAAACCATCAAACCTCAACAAGACCGTCATTATTGGAAAGTACTCCCTCCCGAACTGGGTAATCAACAGCCATGTCGAGTTCGTCTCGGGCGGGCCACAGCCAGGCGGGTTCTACCTAGCGATTCCCCGCGGGGCCCATGCAGTGAGGCTGGGCAATGAGGCGTCGATCTATCAGTATGTGAGAGTGAACCCGGGCTTGATTTACTCACTCACGTTCGGGGCCACGAGGACTTGCGCCCAGGACGAGGTGCTGAGGGTCTCTGTACGGCCTGGTCAGGAGTCGGCAGACCTCGGGATTCAGACGCTGTACAGCAGCAATGGAGGGGACACTTATGCTTGGGCCTTCAAGGCAGCTTCCAAGATTGTCCGGGTCACGTTCCATAATCCCGGGATCCAGGAGGACCCTGCCTGCGGTCCCCTGTTGGATGCTATTGCCATCAAGGAGATTCCTTCCCTGAAATACGATAAAG GCAATCTCGTAAAGAACGGAGGCTTCGAGGTGGGGCCCCACGTGTTCAAGAACTTCTCCACCGGCATCCTCCTCCCTCCACGACAACAGGATAAGATCTCCCCGCTCCCAGGATGGATCATCGCGTCCCTTAAGCCCGTCAAGTACATCGACAGCCGCCACTTCCATGTCCCCTCAGGCCTTGCTGCTATCGAGCTCGTCGCCGGACGCGAGAGCTCTATTGCCCAACACATCAGCACAGTCCCCAACAAGACCTATGATCTCAGCTTCACTGTCGGAGATGCTAAGAACGGCTGTCATGGATCGATGATGGTGCAGGCTTACGCAGGAGCAATGTCGATCCAGGTCCCGCTGAATTCCACAGGTAAGGGCGAGTTCCGAATGGCGAGGATGAGGTTCAAAGCGACATCGACAAAGACAGGGTTGACCTTCTACAGCTTATATTACCATACAAAGCTTCATGACTACGGACACTTGTGTGGGCCCGTGTTGGACGATGTTAGAGTCGTCCGCGTCTCGTAA